One Myxococcales bacterium genomic window, ATGTGTCGCTGGTGCGCGGCGCGGCCGAGCAATGGACCTTGGCGTACTACGATGCGACCAATCGGCAATTGAAATATGCCGTCGGTACTCCCGGCGATTGGGCCATCGAAACGGTCAACGAACCGGGCGAGGGCGGTGCCGCTTGCGTACTGCGGCGCGATGAAGACGGCGCGGCGCACCTCGTTTACGGCGACGAATGGGCCGACATTCTGTATTACGCGACCAACCGTTCCGGGGAATGGCGCACGACGACCGTCGATGCCGAGGGAACCGTCAGCGATCCCTGGGCCGCGCGTAAAGCGTTGGCCATCGACGGAGCGGGGATCGTGCATGTCGCTTACCATTCGGCGAATGCGCTCTACCACGTGACGTTCCCGGCGGGATACCACAACGATTAGCGATTTCCCGTCGGCGGTATCCGGTCGCGGCGATGTCTGATCGGCACTGCCGGGCGGTTTTACCACGCTCCGCGTTGGGGTTATGGGCGGGGCGGTGGTTCATTCCGGGGACCCCGGTCGCTCCGATCCTCCTTACATCGCTCCAAATAATTCCGGTTACTGGTTGACAAACCAGGGAATCGCTAGTAACACCTTTTCAGCATTCGTGCTATCAATATCTCCGTATCGGGCGAATCCCGACAGATTAAAAGGGAATGCGATGAAAGGTTCCTTGCCGACGCCCCACGATCTGGCTTACGGCGGCTTGTTCGGTGCGATGGCGCTGCTCCTGCCGACCGTGTTTCATCTGGTGCATTTGGGGCATGTATTCATGCCGATGTACCTGCCCTTGGTGGCGCTGGCGTTTTTCGTCGCACCGGCCACGGCGGCGGGGACTGCCCTGGTGGTTCCGTTGCTGTCGGGCCTAGTGACCGGAATGCCGCCGTTTTACCCGCCGGTTGCGCCGATCATGTCGCTCGAATTGGCGCTGATGGCCGGTCTCATCGGGGTGGCGCGACGCCTTTTCTCCCCGTTGTCGGTCTGGTGGATCCTGATTCCCGTCTTGTTGATCGGCCGCATCGTCGGGTTCGGTCTGGTCTACGCGTTCGCCTTGATCATGGACCTTCCGGCCGGTTACGTGGCGGGCGCGTCGCTGCTTTCCGGATGGCCGGGTATCGTGTTGATGCTCATCGTGATCCCCCCGTTGGTGCGCCTGACCGGACCGAATCGAAAACGAGCCGGCGAACGAAAGGACACCCCATGAGTTTTGCCGAAAAACAGGCCTATTTCGACGAGATTGCGCCGCATTGGGACCAATGGACGAGCCCGGAGACGGTGGCGGCGCGCCTGCGGTCGGAACTCGCCTCCTGGCGGATCGAACCGGACGAACGGATCGTCGACCTCGGGTGCGGGACGGGCAACCTGACCTTGGTGTTGTTGGAAATTCTGTCGCCGGCCGGGCGAGTGGTCGCCGTCGATCCGGCGGGTAAAATGCTGACCGTCGCCCGCGCGAAAAATCCCGATTCCCGGGTCAGTTGGGCGCAGACGGATGCCGCTCATCTGCCGCTGGCTGCTCGTTCGGCCGATCGGGTGATTTGCTTTTCCGTCTGGCCGCATTTGGACGATCCGGCGGCGGCGCTGGTCGAATTTCACCGGGTGCTCAAGCCGGGCGGATTCCTCCACGTCTGGCACATCGATTCGAAAGAGACGATCAACAAAGTTCACGCTTCGGCGGGACCGGCGGTGGCTTGCGACGTGCTGCTGCCCGCCGTCCAACTGGCCGAATTGGCGTCGGCGGCCGGGTTTATTCCAGTGGAAGTGGTCGATGACGATCACCGCTACCTGGTGAGCGCGCGGCGACAAGCGGGCGGGGAGTAGGGCGGTCGTGGGACGGGCGCTTTCGTTTTTCCGCCCGGCCGCGTCGCCGCCGCGTCGCCGAGGCCTGCACCCCGCGACGTATCTGCTCACCGGCCTGGCAATGCTGGCCGGTTGTTTGCTCCTGGATCCCGTCGACCCCGTGGGAATGGCGGGAATCCTGCTGACGGTCGGCGCGGCGTGGTTTCTGTTTCGGCCTGATGCGGCATCCTGGTCACGATTCGCGTTGTTCGGTCTGGCGATGTTCGTTCCCGTTTTCATTTTTCTACCCTGGGTCACGGTGCCGGTCGGAACCCCGTCCCTGTTGTCGGCGAGCGGCTTTCTGTCGCGCCTCGCCGTTCTTTGGCGAATTTTCGCCCGCGGCCTGGCCATTCTTCTGGTGATGAGCGCCACCGTCGTCTCGATGACCATGTCCGAATTTCAGACTGCGCTGGCCGCGCTCCCCCTGCCGCGTCTCCTGGTCGCGTTGACGGCCCAGATCGTTCACCACACCGGAATGCTGGCGGCGGAATCGCGGCGCATCGGTCAGGCGATGGCGCTGCGGGGCGGAACGACCGGCTGGCGCGCCTCGCTGCTGGTCGTCGGCTCGCTGCCGTCGGCTTGGCTGCCGCGGGTTGTCGAGCGAGCCGACCGGGTGGCGACGGCGCTCGAACTGCGGGGCTACGACGGCCTGCCGATCGATTTCGATGACCGGCGGTTTCACCGGCGGGATGTCGTCATCTTGTGGTCGGCGGTTTGCTGGGTCGCCGCGGCGATCCTGTTTCGCTGGAAAGGAATC contains:
- a CDS encoding ECF transporter S component gives rise to the protein MKGSLPTPHDLAYGGLFGAMALLLPTVFHLVHLGHVFMPMYLPLVALAFFVAPATAAGTALVVPLLSGLVTGMPPFYPPVAPIMSLELALMAGLIGVARRLFSPLSVWWILIPVLLIGRIVGFGLVYAFALIMDLPAGYVAGASLLSGWPGIVLMLIVIPPLVRLTGPNRKRAGERKDTP
- a CDS encoding methyltransferase domain-containing protein yields the protein MSFAEKQAYFDEIAPHWDQWTSPETVAARLRSELASWRIEPDERIVDLGCGTGNLTLVLLEILSPAGRVVAVDPAGKMLTVARAKNPDSRVSWAQTDAAHLPLAARSADRVICFSVWPHLDDPAAALVEFHRVLKPGGFLHVWHIDSKETINKVHASAGPAVACDVLLPAVQLAELASAAGFIPVEVVDDDHRYLVSARRQAGGE
- a CDS encoding energy-coupling factor transporter transmembrane protein EcfT produces the protein MGRALSFFRPAASPPRRRGLHPATYLLTGLAMLAGCLLLDPVDPVGMAGILLTVGAAWFLFRPDAASWSRFALFGLAMFVPVFIFLPWVTVPVGTPSLLSASGFLSRLAVLWRIFARGLAILLVMSATVVSMTMSEFQTALAALPLPRLLVALTAQIVHHTGMLAAESRRIGQAMALRGGTTGWRASLLVVGSLPSAWLPRVVERADRVATALELRGYDGLPIDFDDRRFHRRDVVILWSAVCWVAAAILFRWKGISW